Proteins encoded within one genomic window of Pirellulales bacterium:
- a CDS encoding tyrosine-type recombinase/integrase, producing the protein WRVYSSKTKKTRKIPVRPEVAALARRLMRTAPPGSGSPLFRNSQGKPWKKVTGRTRFLALKKKLGWDQDPARQRHSCYTCRHTFAHRMLSGYWNGGAGCSIEVLAELMGNTPKVAFDHYGREWGQHYQEPLWAALGTGD; encoded by the coding sequence ATGGCGAGTCTATTCGTCCAAAACCAAGAAGACTCGCAAAATCCCGGTCCGACCGGAAGTGGCAGCTCTCGCACGGCGATTGATGCGCACGGCTCCGCCGGGTTCGGGCAGCCCGCTGTTTAGGAATTCCCAGGGCAAGCCATGGAAGAAGGTCACCGGCCGGACCCGCTTTCTTGCACTCAAGAAGAAGCTTGGCTGGGACCAGGATCCGGCGCGGCAGCGGCATTCCTGTTACACCTGCCGGCACACGTTCGCGCACCGCATGCTCTCAGGCTACTGGAATGGCGGAGCCGGATGCTCAATCGAGGTATTGGCCGAATTGATGGGCAATACGCCCAAAGTCGCCTTCGACCATTACGGGCGCGAGTGGGGACAGCACTACCAAGAGCCGCTCTGGGCTGCCCTCGGGACTGGTGATTGA